From Channa argus isolate prfri chromosome 18, Channa argus male v1.0, whole genome shotgun sequence, the proteins below share one genomic window:
- the snx30 gene encoding sorting nexin-30 isoform X2 produces MGPFRRGCGGVQISKDGQTSERQEQCQMMQDVYAAVVSTTDPLTEAGLTNGTPVETSSPASASSLFNRLQLDDDLEVDTRDPFASMETRDLFVTVDDPKKHVSTMETYITYRVSTKTTRIEFDLPEYCVRRRYQDFDWLRIKLEDSQPTHLIPPLPEKFVMKGVVDRFSEEFVETRMKALDKFLKRVADHPVLSFNPHLNAFLSAKDLNKRQGLALLTKVGESVKQVAGGYKLRARPAEFCAMGEYLDTFSQKLGTTDRIAQRILREQSEYLTELREYGTVYSSWAATEDELRRPLEGVAGSVTTCCGALEELSENMSQDFLPVLREYVLYIESMKNVLRKRDQSQAEYEGRLEAAILRKQEDRTPMPVEVEKCQDKVECFNADLKADWERWQSNKRQDFKQLLTGMADKNINYYEKCQTAWESLITLLQDKQTEDKTSETNRTV; encoded by the exons ATGGGGCCGTTCCGACGCGGCTGTGGTGGTGTCCAAATAAGCAAAGATGGACAGACGAGCG AAAGACAAGAGCAGTGTCAGATGATGCAGGATGTGTATGCAGCAGTAGTTTCAACAACAGACCCATTGACG GAAGCTGGGTTGACCAACGGTACGCCAGTGGAGACGTCGAGTCCTGCTTCTGCGTCCTCGCTGTTCAACAGGCTGCAACTGGATGACGACCTTGAAGTGGACACACGGGACCCCTTCGCTTCCATGGAAACCCGTGACCTTTTTGTCACAGTTGACGACCCAAAAAAGCACGTCTCCACCATGGAGACCTACATCACCTACAGAGTCTCCACCAAG ACAACACGGATAGAGTTTGACCTCCCAGAGTACTGCGTGCGACGGCGCTACCAGGACTTTGACTGGCTAAGGATCAAGTTGGAGGACAGCCAGCCAACCCACCTCATCCCC CCACTCCCAGAGAAGTTTGTGATGAAGGGTGTGGTTGATCGTTTTTCAGAAGAGTTTGTAGAGACGAGGATGAAAGCTCTGGACAAGTTCCTAAAGCGTGTTGCAGATCATCCTGTCCTCTCCTTCAACCCACATCTAAATGCTTTCCTGTCTGCCAAG GACCTGAACAAGCGACAGGGTCTGGCCCTGCTGACCAAAGTGGGCGAGTCAGTGAAACAGGTGGCGGGGGGATACAAGCTGCGGGCACGGCCAGCTGAGTTCTGCGCCATGGGAGAATACCTGGACACCTTTAGCCAGAAACTGGGGACCACTGACCGCATTGCTCAGAGGATCCTTCGAGAGCAGTCAG AATACCTCACAGAGCTGCGTGAGTACGGCACAGTGTACTCTAGCTGGGCAGCGACAGAGGATGAGCTTCGGCGCCCCTTGGAGGGAGTAGCCGGCAGCGTGACGACGTGCTGTGGGGCTCTGGAAGAGCTGAGTGAGAACATGAGCCAGGACTTTTTGCCTGTACTCAGAGAGTATGTGCTGTACATTGAGTCAATGAAG aatgtTTTGAGAAAGCGAGATCAGAGTCAGGCAGAGTACGAAGGGCGACTAGAAGCAGCCATATTACGCAAACAGGAGGACAGAACGCCC ATGCCAGTGGAAGTAGAGAAATGTCAGGACAAAGTAGAGTGTTTCAATGCTGACCTGAAGGCGGACTGGGAGCGTTGGCAGAGCAACAAGAGACAAGACTTCAAACAGCTTCTCACCGGCATGGCTGACAAAAACATCAACTACTATGAAAAG TGTCAGACAGCGTGGGAGTCTCTCATAACTCTCCTCCAGGACAAACAGACTGAGGACAAAACAAGTGAGACGAACCGAACTGTTTGA
- the snx30 gene encoding sorting nexin-30 isoform X3 has product MMQDVYAAVVSTTDPLTEAGLTNGTPVETSSPASASSLFNRLQLDDDLEVDTRDPFASMETRDLFVTVDDPKKHVSTMETYITYRVSTKTTRIEFDLPEYCVRRRYQDFDWLRIKLEDSQPTHLIPPLPEKFVMKGVVDRFSEEFVETRMKALDKFLKRVADHPVLSFNPHLNAFLSAKDLNKRQGLALLTKVGESVKQVAGGYKLRARPAEFCAMGEYLDTFSQKLGTTDRIAQRILREQSEYLTELREYGTVYSSWAATEDELRRPLEGVAGSVTTCCGALEELSENMSQDFLPVLREYVLYIESMKNVLRKRDQSQAEYEGRLEAAILRKQEDRTPMPVEVEKCQDKVECFNADLKADWERWQSNKRQDFKQLLTGMADKNINYYEKCQTAWESLITLLQDKQTEDKTSETNRTV; this is encoded by the exons ATGATGCAGGATGTGTATGCAGCAGTAGTTTCAACAACAGACCCATTGACG GAAGCTGGGTTGACCAACGGTACGCCAGTGGAGACGTCGAGTCCTGCTTCTGCGTCCTCGCTGTTCAACAGGCTGCAACTGGATGACGACCTTGAAGTGGACACACGGGACCCCTTCGCTTCCATGGAAACCCGTGACCTTTTTGTCACAGTTGACGACCCAAAAAAGCACGTCTCCACCATGGAGACCTACATCACCTACAGAGTCTCCACCAAG ACAACACGGATAGAGTTTGACCTCCCAGAGTACTGCGTGCGACGGCGCTACCAGGACTTTGACTGGCTAAGGATCAAGTTGGAGGACAGCCAGCCAACCCACCTCATCCCC CCACTCCCAGAGAAGTTTGTGATGAAGGGTGTGGTTGATCGTTTTTCAGAAGAGTTTGTAGAGACGAGGATGAAAGCTCTGGACAAGTTCCTAAAGCGTGTTGCAGATCATCCTGTCCTCTCCTTCAACCCACATCTAAATGCTTTCCTGTCTGCCAAG GACCTGAACAAGCGACAGGGTCTGGCCCTGCTGACCAAAGTGGGCGAGTCAGTGAAACAGGTGGCGGGGGGATACAAGCTGCGGGCACGGCCAGCTGAGTTCTGCGCCATGGGAGAATACCTGGACACCTTTAGCCAGAAACTGGGGACCACTGACCGCATTGCTCAGAGGATCCTTCGAGAGCAGTCAG AATACCTCACAGAGCTGCGTGAGTACGGCACAGTGTACTCTAGCTGGGCAGCGACAGAGGATGAGCTTCGGCGCCCCTTGGAGGGAGTAGCCGGCAGCGTGACGACGTGCTGTGGGGCTCTGGAAGAGCTGAGTGAGAACATGAGCCAGGACTTTTTGCCTGTACTCAGAGAGTATGTGCTGTACATTGAGTCAATGAAG aatgtTTTGAGAAAGCGAGATCAGAGTCAGGCAGAGTACGAAGGGCGACTAGAAGCAGCCATATTACGCAAACAGGAGGACAGAACGCCC ATGCCAGTGGAAGTAGAGAAATGTCAGGACAAAGTAGAGTGTTTCAATGCTGACCTGAAGGCGGACTGGGAGCGTTGGCAGAGCAACAAGAGACAAGACTTCAAACAGCTTCTCACCGGCATGGCTGACAAAAACATCAACTACTATGAAAAG TGTCAGACAGCGTGGGAGTCTCTCATAACTCTCCTCCAGGACAAACAGACTGAGGACAAAACAAGTGAGACGAACCGAACTGTTTGA
- the LOC137103738 gene encoding SOSS complex subunit C-like isoform X1 — protein sequence MAANPPGQAFPNKTRVAILAELEKERRRLMQNHSLNTPGASISLSRPSLKEFRDNAEQQHIAAQQKAALQHAHAHSSGFFITQDSSFGNLILPVVPRLEPES from the exons ATGGCTGCTAATCCCCCAGGACAAG CCTTTCCAAACAAAACACGGGTTGCAATTTTGGCCGAactggagaaggagaggaggcgGTTGATGCAGAATCATTCCTTGAACACTCCTGGAGCCAG CATCTCCCTTTCCAGACCGAGTCTGAAGGAGTTCAGGGATAACGCAGAACAGCAGCACATTGCTGCTCAGCAAAAAGCTGCTCTGCAG catgcacatgcacactcatCAGGCTTCTTCATCACTCAGGACTCCTCATTTGGGAACCTTATCCTCCCTGTCGTTCCACGCTTAGAGCCTGAGTCCTGA
- the snx30 gene encoding sorting nexin-30 isoform X1, with translation MMSVGAARGLATSGQKPIAEILHPLSAAEEPLSPGPDVLVNVGVEKEAGLTNGTPVETSSPASASSLFNRLQLDDDLEVDTRDPFASMETRDLFVTVDDPKKHVSTMETYITYRVSTKTTRIEFDLPEYCVRRRYQDFDWLRIKLEDSQPTHLIPPLPEKFVMKGVVDRFSEEFVETRMKALDKFLKRVADHPVLSFNPHLNAFLSAKDLNKRQGLALLTKVGESVKQVAGGYKLRARPAEFCAMGEYLDTFSQKLGTTDRIAQRILREQSEYLTELREYGTVYSSWAATEDELRRPLEGVAGSVTTCCGALEELSENMSQDFLPVLREYVLYIESMKNVLRKRDQSQAEYEGRLEAAILRKQEDRTPMPVEVEKCQDKVECFNADLKADWERWQSNKRQDFKQLLTGMADKNINYYEKCQTAWESLITLLQDKQTEDKTSETNRTV, from the exons ATGATGAGTGTCGGCGCTGCGAGAGGCCTTGCAACCTCGGGGCAGAAGCCCATCGCGGAGATCCTTCACCCGCTTTCGGCCGCCGAAGAGCCACTCTCCCCTGGGCCAGATGTCCTCGTCAACGTCGGAGTGGAAAAG GAAGCTGGGTTGACCAACGGTACGCCAGTGGAGACGTCGAGTCCTGCTTCTGCGTCCTCGCTGTTCAACAGGCTGCAACTGGATGACGACCTTGAAGTGGACACACGGGACCCCTTCGCTTCCATGGAAACCCGTGACCTTTTTGTCACAGTTGACGACCCAAAAAAGCACGTCTCCACCATGGAGACCTACATCACCTACAGAGTCTCCACCAAG ACAACACGGATAGAGTTTGACCTCCCAGAGTACTGCGTGCGACGGCGCTACCAGGACTTTGACTGGCTAAGGATCAAGTTGGAGGACAGCCAGCCAACCCACCTCATCCCC CCACTCCCAGAGAAGTTTGTGATGAAGGGTGTGGTTGATCGTTTTTCAGAAGAGTTTGTAGAGACGAGGATGAAAGCTCTGGACAAGTTCCTAAAGCGTGTTGCAGATCATCCTGTCCTCTCCTTCAACCCACATCTAAATGCTTTCCTGTCTGCCAAG GACCTGAACAAGCGACAGGGTCTGGCCCTGCTGACCAAAGTGGGCGAGTCAGTGAAACAGGTGGCGGGGGGATACAAGCTGCGGGCACGGCCAGCTGAGTTCTGCGCCATGGGAGAATACCTGGACACCTTTAGCCAGAAACTGGGGACCACTGACCGCATTGCTCAGAGGATCCTTCGAGAGCAGTCAG AATACCTCACAGAGCTGCGTGAGTACGGCACAGTGTACTCTAGCTGGGCAGCGACAGAGGATGAGCTTCGGCGCCCCTTGGAGGGAGTAGCCGGCAGCGTGACGACGTGCTGTGGGGCTCTGGAAGAGCTGAGTGAGAACATGAGCCAGGACTTTTTGCCTGTACTCAGAGAGTATGTGCTGTACATTGAGTCAATGAAG aatgtTTTGAGAAAGCGAGATCAGAGTCAGGCAGAGTACGAAGGGCGACTAGAAGCAGCCATATTACGCAAACAGGAGGACAGAACGCCC ATGCCAGTGGAAGTAGAGAAATGTCAGGACAAAGTAGAGTGTTTCAATGCTGACCTGAAGGCGGACTGGGAGCGTTGGCAGAGCAACAAGAGACAAGACTTCAAACAGCTTCTCACCGGCATGGCTGACAAAAACATCAACTACTATGAAAAG TGTCAGACAGCGTGGGAGTCTCTCATAACTCTCCTCCAGGACAAACAGACTGAGGACAAAACAAGTGAGACGAACCGAACTGTTTGA
- the snx30 gene encoding sorting nexin-30 isoform X4, which translates to MDRRAEAGLTNGTPVETSSPASASSLFNRLQLDDDLEVDTRDPFASMETRDLFVTVDDPKKHVSTMETYITYRVSTKTTRIEFDLPEYCVRRRYQDFDWLRIKLEDSQPTHLIPPLPEKFVMKGVVDRFSEEFVETRMKALDKFLKRVADHPVLSFNPHLNAFLSAKDLNKRQGLALLTKVGESVKQVAGGYKLRARPAEFCAMGEYLDTFSQKLGTTDRIAQRILREQSEYLTELREYGTVYSSWAATEDELRRPLEGVAGSVTTCCGALEELSENMSQDFLPVLREYVLYIESMKNVLRKRDQSQAEYEGRLEAAILRKQEDRTPMPVEVEKCQDKVECFNADLKADWERWQSNKRQDFKQLLTGMADKNINYYEKCQTAWESLITLLQDKQTEDKTSETNRTV; encoded by the exons ATGGACAGACGAGCG GAAGCTGGGTTGACCAACGGTACGCCAGTGGAGACGTCGAGTCCTGCTTCTGCGTCCTCGCTGTTCAACAGGCTGCAACTGGATGACGACCTTGAAGTGGACACACGGGACCCCTTCGCTTCCATGGAAACCCGTGACCTTTTTGTCACAGTTGACGACCCAAAAAAGCACGTCTCCACCATGGAGACCTACATCACCTACAGAGTCTCCACCAAG ACAACACGGATAGAGTTTGACCTCCCAGAGTACTGCGTGCGACGGCGCTACCAGGACTTTGACTGGCTAAGGATCAAGTTGGAGGACAGCCAGCCAACCCACCTCATCCCC CCACTCCCAGAGAAGTTTGTGATGAAGGGTGTGGTTGATCGTTTTTCAGAAGAGTTTGTAGAGACGAGGATGAAAGCTCTGGACAAGTTCCTAAAGCGTGTTGCAGATCATCCTGTCCTCTCCTTCAACCCACATCTAAATGCTTTCCTGTCTGCCAAG GACCTGAACAAGCGACAGGGTCTGGCCCTGCTGACCAAAGTGGGCGAGTCAGTGAAACAGGTGGCGGGGGGATACAAGCTGCGGGCACGGCCAGCTGAGTTCTGCGCCATGGGAGAATACCTGGACACCTTTAGCCAGAAACTGGGGACCACTGACCGCATTGCTCAGAGGATCCTTCGAGAGCAGTCAG AATACCTCACAGAGCTGCGTGAGTACGGCACAGTGTACTCTAGCTGGGCAGCGACAGAGGATGAGCTTCGGCGCCCCTTGGAGGGAGTAGCCGGCAGCGTGACGACGTGCTGTGGGGCTCTGGAAGAGCTGAGTGAGAACATGAGCCAGGACTTTTTGCCTGTACTCAGAGAGTATGTGCTGTACATTGAGTCAATGAAG aatgtTTTGAGAAAGCGAGATCAGAGTCAGGCAGAGTACGAAGGGCGACTAGAAGCAGCCATATTACGCAAACAGGAGGACAGAACGCCC ATGCCAGTGGAAGTAGAGAAATGTCAGGACAAAGTAGAGTGTTTCAATGCTGACCTGAAGGCGGACTGGGAGCGTTGGCAGAGCAACAAGAGACAAGACTTCAAACAGCTTCTCACCGGCATGGCTGACAAAAACATCAACTACTATGAAAAG TGTCAGACAGCGTGGGAGTCTCTCATAACTCTCCTCCAGGACAAACAGACTGAGGACAAAACAAGTGAGACGAACCGAACTGTTTGA
- the LOC137103738 gene encoding SOSS complex subunit C-like isoform X2, translating to MAANPPGQAFPNKTRVAILAELEKERRRLMQNHSLNTPGARPSLKEFRDNAEQQHIAAQQKAALQHAHAHSSGFFITQDSSFGNLILPVVPRLEPES from the exons ATGGCTGCTAATCCCCCAGGACAAG CCTTTCCAAACAAAACACGGGTTGCAATTTTGGCCGAactggagaaggagaggaggcgGTTGATGCAGAATCATTCCTTGAACACTCCTGGAGCCAG ACCGAGTCTGAAGGAGTTCAGGGATAACGCAGAACAGCAGCACATTGCTGCTCAGCAAAAAGCTGCTCTGCAG catgcacatgcacactcatCAGGCTTCTTCATCACTCAGGACTCCTCATTTGGGAACCTTATCCTCCCTGTCGTTCCACGCTTAGAGCCTGAGTCCTGA